In the Nitrospirales bacterium LBB_01 genome, one interval contains:
- the mamM gene encoding magnetosome biogenesis CDF transporter MamM — MHELPQNNIVYQECYNCSKTAGWTAVGGNLFLAVFKAIVGLISGSKAVLADSLYSFKDFLTSLVVFIGVQVSGKPADEGHPYGHGKIEYVSIFLISILIIIGTLFLLIHSVKDIYHAYLGQVYRPKLIALFAAIISMIANYKLSQYLYCVGEKLKSPAIVANAKHNHSDAVSSAFVAGAVLLSRYGFYFVDPLVAVIETLDLIRLSAGMLNDSFKGIMDSSLPKQVLKEMEMTAMLVPGVRRVARLNARKVGHGIWVDMIIKVDQGHTLDKGYLIGAQVENTLKARIGNISGINMGIEAF, encoded by the coding sequence ATGCACGAACTGCCACAAAATAATATAGTCTATCAGGAGTGTTACAACTGCTCTAAGACGGCTGGGTGGACTGCCGTAGGCGGCAATTTGTTTCTTGCCGTGTTTAAGGCAATTGTTGGCTTAATAAGCGGAAGTAAGGCAGTCCTTGCGGATTCGTTGTATTCCTTTAAAGACTTTTTGACCTCGCTTGTCGTCTTTATCGGCGTTCAGGTATCGGGTAAACCGGCAGATGAGGGACATCCTTATGGGCATGGCAAGATTGAGTATGTTTCAATTTTTCTGATAAGCATACTTATAATAATAGGCACGCTGTTTCTGTTGATTCATTCGGTAAAGGATATTTACCATGCGTATCTTGGGCAGGTTTACAGACCGAAGCTGATAGCTCTGTTTGCTGCGATTATCTCAATGATAGCAAATTATAAACTTTCGCAATACCTATATTGTGTTGGGGAAAAGTTAAAAAGTCCTGCAATTGTAGCCAACGCAAAGCATAACCACTCAGACGCTGTGTCGTCAGCGTTTGTAGCCGGAGCGGTGCTGCTTTCAAGGTATGGGTTTTATTTTGTTGACCCGCTTGTTGCGGTGATAGAGACGTTGGATTTAATAAGGCTAAGTGCAGGGATGCTGAATGATTCGTTTAAAGGGATAATGGATTCCTCACTGCCCAAACAGGTGCTTAAAGAGATGGAAATGACAGCTATGCTTGTGCCGGGCGTTAGACGTGTGGCACGCTTAAATGCCAGAAAGGTTGGGCACGGTATATGGGTGGATATGATTATCAAAGTAGATCAGGGTCATACACTTGATAAGGGTTATCTGATAGGAGCGCAGGTGGAAAACACGTTGAAAGCCAGAATAGGCAATATAAGCGGTATCAATATGGGCATAGAGGCTTTTTAG
- a CDS encoding PDZ domain-containing protein, giving the protein MKNVWKSINFILVILILLTAGYLMIFSPEKFMSKERNEEELIKSVRQNASSPALAAFNRPVNRQGDLMDPNAVPGANNYGPAYNNQSAPQGNQSTDPANAALGWQVDPNDMFWTANPDNSTAAQTTPSATNTALLEKILQEGHWIGLEAVPLTPQLAQANGIPQNVTGVLIDEVTLLAAASGIYAGDVILAVNDMPVNDLHSFRTATAATAMKNEAVVTVYRKNANIKIPVKSSEVLGVAQMEAAPMIFSTSRSPHGYYGPCDKCHSISKSAKNNSTLGMDAGDALPIPPPSIKWGTPCPHRNRGLCTNCHKII; this is encoded by the coding sequence GTGAAAAACGTTTGGAAATCAATAAACTTTATCCTCGTGATACTGATACTGCTGACAGCCGGCTATCTTATGATATTTAGCCCGGAGAAATTTATGAGCAAAGAGCGCAACGAGGAGGAACTAATAAAAAGCGTAAGGCAGAATGCCTCAAGTCCGGCGCTTGCGGCTTTTAATCGTCCTGTAAATCGTCAGGGAGATTTAATGGACCCAAATGCTGTTCCCGGCGCTAACAACTATGGGCCTGCATATAATAACCAGTCCGCTCCACAAGGAAATCAGAGCACAGACCCTGCTAATGCAGCGCTTGGCTGGCAGGTTGACCCAAATGATATGTTTTGGACGGCTAATCCCGATAACTCAACAGCAGCACAGACTACGCCCTCAGCGACAAACACCGCCTTGCTTGAAAAGATTCTGCAAGAGGGGCATTGGATAGGGCTTGAGGCAGTGCCGCTTACGCCGCAATTAGCGCAGGCTAACGGCATTCCGCAAAATGTCACTGGAGTGCTGATAGATGAGGTCACGCTCCTTGCCGCAGCATCCGGCATATACGCAGGGGATGTAATACTTGCGGTTAACGACATGCCTGTTAATGATCTACACTCGTTCAGGACAGCAACTGCGGCAACAGCAATGAAAAACGAGGCAGTGGTTACAGTATATAGAAAGAATGCAAATATTAAAATACCGGTAAAGTCATCTGAGGTGCTTGGCGTGGCTCAGATGGAGGCGGCTCCGATGATATTTTCAACGTCAAGAAGTCCGCACGGCTATTACGGCCCGTGTGACAAATGCCACTCCATATCAAAGTCAGCAAAAAACAATAGCACGCTTGGAATGGACGCTGGGGATGCTCTCCCCATACCACCGCCGTCAATAAAATGGGGCACACCGTGTCCGCATAGGAATAGAGGATTATGCACGAACTGCCACAAAATAATATAG